One genomic region from Gemmatimonadota bacterium encodes:
- a CDS encoding DUF1854 domain-containing protein encodes MPDEPGVEAPDTFEFETGIENAPVEPYKAHEIRVFRAPKNTVRMTVRDERSYIRVRPVNASPMAHSDRYVSLLDIKNEEVAFIKDLNDLDEDSRKVIEEELAHRYLRATIERVNSIQMEYGVTYWDVMTDRGKREFVIRGHENTHWASDTRLLLTDVDGNRFEVIDYTQLDVQSVRLIETNV; translated from the coding sequence ATGCCGGATGAACCTGGCGTAGAAGCGCCGGACACCTTTGAATTCGAAACGGGGATCGAGAACGCCCCCGTCGAACCCTACAAGGCCCACGAGATCCGGGTCTTCCGGGCGCCGAAGAACACGGTGCGCATGACGGTCCGTGACGAGCGGTCCTACATCCGCGTCCGGCCGGTCAACGCCTCCCCGATGGCCCACTCGGACCGGTACGTGTCGCTCCTGGACATCAAGAACGAAGAAGTGGCCTTCATCAAGGACCTGAACGACCTGGACGAAGATTCCCGCAAGGTCATCGAGGAAGAGCTGGCCCACCGGTACCTGCGGGCGACGATCGAACGGGTGAACTCCATACAGATGGAATACGGCGTCACCTACTGGGACGTCATGACCGACCGGGGCAAGCGCGAGTTCGTCATCCGCGGCCACGAGAATACCCACTGGGCGTCGGATACGCGGCTTTTGCTCACCGACGTCGACGGCAACCGGTTCGAGGTCATCGACTACACGCAGCTGGACGTGCAAAGCGTGCGGCTGATCGAGACCAACGTGTGA